A region of Stegostoma tigrinum isolate sSteTig4 chromosome 3, sSteTig4.hap1, whole genome shotgun sequence DNA encodes the following proteins:
- the LOC125451172 gene encoding neuroendocrine protein 7B2-like yields MLPAVIIRSVILTVLGWALTTGHSSRDPDKVSEADIQRLLHGVMEQLGIARPRVEYPAHQATNLVGPQSIEGGAHEGLQHLGPYGNIPNIVAELTGDNIPKNFNQDQGYPDPPNPCPLGRKAADGCLEDTPDTAKFSSDYQAHQRLFDPQHVGKWNKNVMYRNVEDGNPGRRRRSVNPYLKGKRLNNVVAKKSAPHFSEEDRRANE; encoded by the exons ATGCTGCCTGCAGTCATCATTAGGTCCGTGATACTGACCGTCCTAGGCTGGGCCCTAACTACAGGTCACAGCTCCCGGGATCCGGACAAAGTGTCTGAAGCAGACATTCAGCGATTGCTGCATGGAGTCATGGAGCAGCTAGGTATCGCCAGGCCCAGAGTGGAATATCCAGCCCATCAAGCCACAAATCTGGTCGGACCACAGAGTATCGAAG GAGGTGCTCATGAAGGATTACAACACTTGGGTCCCTATGGCAACATTCCTAACATCGTGGCCGAGCTGACTGGAGATAACATACCAAAGAATTTCAATCAAGACCAGGGATATCCGGATCCGCCAAATCCCTGCCCTTTGGGAAGAAAGG CTGCTGATGGATGCCTGGAAGATACTCCTGACACAGCCAAATTCAGCAGTGACTATCAGGCCCACCAACGCCTCTTTGATCCACAGCACGTGGGAAAATGG AACAAGAATGTGATGTACAGAAATGTGGAAGATGGTAACCCAGGAAGGAGAAGAAGG AGTGTGAATCCATATCTAAAGGGGAAGAGACTCAACAACGTTGTCGCCAAGAAATCAGCACCACATTTCTCTGAAGAGGACAGGCGTGCCAATGAATAG